In the genome of Halobacterium noricense, one region contains:
- a CDS encoding AIR synthase family protein → MDSGKASRRFFEEHVAERTGADREDVRLGPTYGADFGVVDVGDRVVAMATDPVFVLRDLGIERAAWFAFHICVSDAALSGLPPAHLAVDFNLPPGTSTETFDAIWDVFDREAEKLGTSLTTGHTGTYEGCAFPTVGGATALSIGGPDDLVVPTGARPGDRVVVTKGPAIETTGVLGVLFGDDLPLPEATVEAARERFDDVSPVRDALTAAAAGNVTAMHDATERGLANAFHELAAASGVSLAVERDRVPVLPGVREVCEYFDIDPWTTSSEGTVVSTVAPGDVDAVLAALDSEGIPAAEVGSVGERTPDGERVTVDGVPLPEPESDPLWGAYETGRERFRSE, encoded by the coding sequence ATGGACTCCGGGAAGGCGAGCCGTCGGTTCTTCGAGGAGCACGTCGCCGAGCGGACGGGCGCGGACCGCGAGGACGTCCGACTGGGCCCGACGTACGGCGCGGACTTCGGCGTCGTAGACGTCGGCGACCGCGTCGTGGCGATGGCGACCGACCCCGTGTTCGTGCTCCGTGACCTCGGCATCGAGCGGGCGGCGTGGTTCGCGTTCCACATCTGCGTCAGCGACGCCGCGCTGTCGGGCCTCCCGCCCGCGCATCTCGCGGTGGACTTCAACCTCCCGCCGGGCACGAGCACGGAGACGTTCGACGCAATCTGGGACGTCTTCGACCGGGAAGCCGAGAAACTGGGCACGAGCCTGACGACCGGCCATACGGGCACCTACGAGGGGTGTGCGTTCCCGACGGTCGGCGGCGCGACCGCGCTCTCGATTGGCGGCCCCGACGACCTCGTGGTGCCGACGGGCGCGCGGCCGGGTGACCGCGTCGTCGTCACGAAAGGCCCGGCAATCGAGACGACGGGCGTGCTCGGCGTGCTGTTCGGGGACGACCTCCCGCTCCCCGAAGCCACGGTCGAGGCGGCCCGCGAGCGCTTCGACGACGTCAGCCCCGTCCGGGACGCGCTCACCGCGGCGGCCGCCGGGAACGTGACCGCGATGCACGACGCGACCGAGCGCGGGCTCGCGAACGCGTTCCACGAACTCGCGGCTGCCAGCGGCGTCTCGCTCGCAGTCGAGCGCGACCGCGTCCCCGTGCTCCCGGGCGTGCGCGAGGTCTGCGAGTACTTCGACATCGACCCGTGGACGACCTCCAGCGAAGGGACCGTAGTTTCGACTGTCGCTCCCGGAGACGTAGACGCGGTGCTAGCGGCGCTCGACAGCGAGGGCATTCCGGCCGCGGAAGTCGGGTCAGTTGGGGAGCGAACCCCGGACGGCGAGCGCGTCACTGTAGACGGCGTTCCGCTCCCGGAACCCGAATCCGACCCGCTGTGGGGTGCCTACGAGACCGGACGCGAGCGGTTCCGGAGCGAGTGA
- the psmA gene encoding archaeal proteasome endopeptidase complex subunit alpha — protein sequence MQGQNQQQAYDRGITIFSPDGRLYQVEYAREAVKRGTASIGVRTEDGVVLVVDKRTRSPLLEGSSVEKLHKVDDHVGAASAGHVADARKLVDHARQQSQVERVRYDEPIGVRTLTKEVTDHIQQYTQVGGARPFGVALLVAGISDGEPRLFETDPSGTSNEWKAVAIGSDRSVIQEYLEDEYETDLSLDEGVDLALRALNEGRDDELSAEGVGVATVDADSELFRELQTEETAEYLEDLE from the coding sequence ATGCAGGGTCAGAACCAACAGCAGGCCTACGACCGCGGTATCACGATTTTCTCGCCGGACGGCCGCCTCTATCAGGTGGAGTACGCGCGGGAAGCCGTCAAACGAGGCACCGCGAGCATCGGCGTCCGCACCGAGGACGGCGTCGTCCTCGTCGTGGACAAGCGCACCCGCTCGCCGCTCCTGGAGGGCTCCAGCGTCGAGAAGCTCCACAAGGTCGACGACCACGTCGGCGCTGCCAGCGCCGGCCACGTCGCCGACGCGCGCAAACTCGTCGACCACGCGCGCCAGCAGTCCCAGGTCGAGCGCGTGCGCTACGACGAACCCATCGGCGTCCGTACCCTGACGAAGGAAGTCACCGACCACATCCAGCAGTACACGCAGGTCGGTGGCGCACGCCCGTTCGGCGTCGCGCTCCTCGTCGCGGGCATCTCCGACGGCGAACCCCGTCTCTTCGAGACGGACCCATCCGGGACCTCCAACGAGTGGAAGGCCGTCGCCATCGGCTCGGACCGCTCGGTCATCCAGGAGTACCTCGAAGACGAGTACGAGACCGACCTCTCCCTCGACGAGGGCGTCGACCTCGCGCTCCGCGCGCTCAACGAGGGCCGCGACGACGAACTCTCCGCGGAGGGCGTCGGCGTCGCCACCGTGGACGCCGACTCCGAGCTGTTCCGCGAACTCCAGACCGAGGAGACTGCGGAGTACCTCGAAGACCTCGAATAA
- a CDS encoding thioredoxin family protein, giving the protein MSTESQQNAQKPIRVADGDELRDVLASHDRVLVDFYTKGCSLCQAIEPVLGNVAKATGITVAMVNPGDDISLVDEWDVRSAPTLVLVEDREASKTPQADGEAVDYEEVARLAEGFQGGDDIEAFLDEHLD; this is encoded by the coding sequence ATGAGCACGGAGTCACAACAGAACGCACAGAAACCGATTCGCGTCGCGGACGGCGACGAACTCCGCGACGTCCTCGCCAGCCACGACCGCGTACTCGTGGACTTCTACACGAAGGGCTGCTCGCTCTGTCAGGCAATCGAGCCCGTACTCGGAAATGTAGCCAAAGCCACGGGTATCACGGTCGCGATGGTCAACCCCGGCGACGACATCTCGCTGGTCGACGAGTGGGACGTGCGGAGCGCGCCGACGCTGGTGCTCGTCGAAGACAGAGAGGCGTCGAAGACGCCTCAGGCAGACGGCGAAGCCGTCGACTACGAAGAAGTCGCGCGGCTCGCCGAGGGATTCCAGGGCGGCGACGACATCGAGGCGTTCCTCGACGAACACCTCGACTGA
- a CDS encoding DNA-directed RNA polymerase subunit epsilon, whose product MSADGGDRIRWETRDERRVEHRPGSGALSRAEAQRDTTVRKWGVVSPSATVIGRAESPEADLSESIRRLHEERHTATEGHSRRTHHLDRLRTTQALCNAIDVTPWQRDVALGVMSDIDLTEFGSQRAIEKVALVVVRHVVDVDRRQYFGLDDLDADDLSQERMNDLYERYRSHDITDEPAFAELAERYGLDKTSLNRLRRVLKAQLPDGLPAFGRNPNRDPHLPDVTERDVPDEVPSDD is encoded by the coding sequence ATGAGTGCTGACGGCGGCGACCGGATTCGCTGGGAGACGCGCGACGAGCGCCGCGTCGAACACCGGCCGGGCTCGGGCGCGCTCTCGCGGGCGGAAGCCCAGCGCGACACCACGGTCCGCAAGTGGGGCGTCGTCTCCCCGAGCGCGACCGTCATCGGGCGCGCCGAGTCCCCCGAAGCGGACCTCTCGGAGAGCATCCGGCGGCTCCACGAGGAGCGCCACACCGCGACCGAGGGACACAGCCGCCGCACCCACCATCTCGACCGCCTGCGGACGACGCAAGCGCTCTGCAACGCCATCGACGTGACGCCGTGGCAGCGCGACGTCGCGCTCGGCGTGATGAGCGACATCGACCTCACGGAGTTCGGCAGCCAGCGCGCCATCGAGAAGGTCGCGCTCGTGGTCGTCCGCCACGTCGTCGACGTCGACCGCCGCCAGTACTTCGGGCTCGACGACCTCGACGCGGACGACCTCTCGCAGGAGCGCATGAACGACCTCTACGAGCGCTACCGCAGCCACGACATCACCGACGAGCCCGCGTTCGCGGAGCTCGCCGAACGCTACGGCCTCGACAAGACGAGCCTGAACCGGCTGCGTCGCGTGCTCAAAGCACAGTTACCCGACGGGCTGCCGGCGTTCGGCCGGAACCCGAACCGCGACCCCCACCTCCCCGACGTCACCGAACGCGACGTCCCCGACGAAGTGCCCAGCGACGACTAG
- a CDS encoding DsbA family oxidoreductase encodes MSDADEITVYSDYVCPFCYLGRQSLSEYQAEREDPLDIDWQPFDLRAQKRGPDGEIDHDVDDGKDDEYFEKARENVQRLKEEYGADEMEMDFSREVDSLDAQAASLYVSEEHPEQWLDFDVAIFEALWEEGRDIGDLDVLADIAEDVGLDPEEIREVVESEQYHDELRAKFREAQEHGVTGVPTFAYDGYGARGAVPPSQLRRLVEGT; translated from the coding sequence ATGAGCGACGCCGACGAAATCACGGTGTACTCGGACTACGTCTGCCCGTTCTGTTACCTCGGGCGGCAGTCGCTGTCGGAGTACCAGGCAGAGCGCGAGGACCCCCTCGACATCGACTGGCAGCCCTTCGACCTGCGCGCGCAGAAGCGCGGGCCGGACGGCGAAATAGACCACGACGTCGACGACGGCAAGGACGACGAGTACTTCGAGAAGGCCCGCGAGAACGTCCAGCGCCTCAAAGAGGAGTACGGTGCCGACGAGATGGAGATGGACTTCTCCCGCGAGGTGGACTCGCTGGACGCCCAAGCCGCGTCGCTGTACGTCAGCGAGGAGCACCCCGAGCAGTGGCTGGACTTCGACGTCGCCATCTTCGAGGCGCTCTGGGAGGAGGGCCGCGACATCGGCGACCTCGACGTGCTCGCGGACATCGCCGAAGACGTCGGCCTCGACCCCGAGGAGATTCGGGAAGTCGTCGAGAGCGAACAGTACCACGACGAACTCCGCGCGAAGTTCCGCGAGGCCCAAGAGCACGGCGTCACCGGCGTCCCGACGTTCGCGTACGATGGCTACGGCGCGCGCGGTGCCGTCCCGCCGTCTCAGCTCCGCCGCCTCGTCGAAGGGACGTAA
- a CDS encoding adenylyltransferase/cytidyltransferase family protein: MSPRGGSAATTSPQWSDVTDGECSTLSLLAGAAGQRGFSTRPAQASKSPPSVALLVPERAAFPGRFQPFHVGHYRTVRRYRREYDLVLAIGSPQKARTPRNPLTAAEREHVIRECFPDLDLVRVRDEDRGEAGYPDWGQRLVARTDADVVVTGNETVADIVREYTDARVEAQRMHEPGRYSGTEIRRRIREGEPWRDLVPDCCEDRVATYAPVIAEAGENAE; this comes from the coding sequence GTGTCCCCTCGTGGCGGGTCCGCCGCGACGACCAGCCCGCAGTGGTCTGACGTAACCGATGGCGAGTGCTCCACGCTCTCGCTGCTGGCCGGGGCCGCCGGCCAGCGTGGTTTTTCGACGCGTCCAGCCCAAGCATCCAAGTCGCCGCCGTCGGTAGCGCTGCTCGTGCCCGAGCGCGCAGCGTTTCCCGGCCGCTTCCAGCCGTTCCACGTCGGCCACTACCGGACGGTCCGCCGGTACCGCCGCGAGTACGACCTCGTCCTCGCCATCGGCAGCCCGCAGAAAGCCCGGACGCCGCGCAACCCGCTCACCGCTGCCGAACGCGAACACGTAATTCGCGAGTGCTTCCCGGACCTCGACCTCGTGCGCGTCCGCGACGAGGACCGCGGGGAAGCCGGCTACCCAGACTGGGGCCAGCGCCTCGTCGCGCGCACGGACGCGGACGTCGTCGTCACGGGCAACGAGACGGTCGCCGACATCGTCCGCGAGTACACCGACGCGCGCGTCGAAGCCCAGCGCATGCACGAGCCCGGCCGCTACTCCGGCACCGAAATCCGCCGTCGCATCCGCGAGGGCGAGCCGTGGCGCGACCTCGTACCGGACTGCTGCGAGGACCGCGTCGCGACGTACGCGCCCGTTATCGCCGAGGCGGGCGAGAACGCCGAGTAG
- a CDS encoding NAD+ synthase — protein sequence MTDFDLDLADAADEIRSFLANYLDAAPADGYVVGVSGGLDSVLATHLLTDAVGPERVTGLLLPADPSDPENVEDARDVCERLGVDHRETDIQPIVDDVTAAREDLSKTTVGNVQARVRMVLLYQAANDEGTLVVGPNNRSELLLGYFTKYGDGAADVAPLADVYKTEAYDLAREVGVSEDIVAKTPTAELWEGQTDPGELGEPYEVIDPILHAYVDEDRNVEETVEATGEDRETVAEFVERYESSTHKRERPPSPGIR from the coding sequence GTGACCGACTTCGACCTCGACCTCGCGGACGCCGCCGACGAGATTCGGTCGTTCCTCGCGAACTACCTCGACGCCGCGCCCGCGGACGGCTACGTCGTCGGCGTCAGCGGCGGCCTCGACTCCGTGCTCGCCACGCACCTCCTCACGGACGCCGTCGGCCCCGAGCGCGTCACCGGCCTCCTGCTGCCCGCCGACCCCAGCGACCCCGAGAACGTCGAGGACGCGCGCGACGTCTGCGAACGCCTCGGCGTCGACCACCGCGAGACCGACATCCAGCCCATCGTCGACGACGTCACCGCCGCCCGCGAGGACCTCTCGAAGACTACTGTGGGTAACGTCCAGGCGCGCGTCCGGATGGTCCTGCTCTACCAAGCCGCCAACGACGAGGGCACGCTCGTCGTCGGCCCGAACAACCGCTCGGAACTCCTCCTGGGCTACTTCACGAAGTACGGCGACGGCGCTGCCGACGTCGCGCCCCTCGCGGACGTCTACAAGACCGAGGCATACGACCTCGCCCGGGAGGTCGGCGTCAGCGAAGACATCGTCGCGAAGACGCCGACTGCCGAACTCTGGGAGGGCCAGACCGACCCCGGCGAGCTCGGCGAACCCTACGAGGTCATCGACCCGATTCTGCACGCGTACGTCGACGAGGATCGCAACGTCGAGGAGACCGTCGAGGCCACCGGCGAGGACCGCGAGACGGTCGCGGAGTTCGTCGAACGGTACGAGTCCTCGACGCACAAGCGCGAGCGCCCGCCCTCTCCGGGCATCCGGTAG
- the nucS gene encoding endonuclease NucS: MTRALSTPDADRAAAFAADARSDGLAVSLVGECATEFEGRAERSLPAGVRSVLWKPDDTVLVHGATGRDPDAWATGGSVAVEANQGTLELRCGDGDAADALTVRFESVHHAAAFDPADADADAEVSGTESDLKERVLANPDLVEPGFQPRSTERETPAGPVDVYGRGRDGAVVVVELKARRVGPSAASQLERYVNALRRDLHADADVRGVLVAPEITEKTRYLLAENGLSFSPVE; the protein is encoded by the coding sequence GTGACCCGCGCGCTCTCGACCCCCGACGCCGACCGCGCCGCCGCCTTCGCCGCGGACGCTCGTAGCGACGGCCTCGCGGTGTCGCTCGTCGGCGAGTGCGCGACGGAATTCGAGGGACGCGCCGAGCGCAGCCTCCCCGCAGGCGTCCGGAGCGTCCTCTGGAAGCCCGACGACACCGTGCTCGTCCACGGCGCGACCGGCCGCGACCCCGACGCGTGGGCAACCGGCGGCAGCGTTGCCGTCGAAGCAAATCAGGGAACGCTCGAACTTCGCTGTGGGGACGGCGACGCCGCGGACGCGCTCACCGTCCGGTTCGAGTCGGTCCACCACGCTGCCGCGTTCGACCCCGCGGACGCCGACGCCGACGCCGAGGTCTCCGGCACCGAGTCCGACCTCAAGGAGCGCGTGCTCGCCAACCCCGACCTCGTCGAACCCGGGTTTCAGCCGCGCAGCACGGAACGCGAGACGCCCGCCGGCCCCGTGGACGTCTACGGTCGCGGCCGCGACGGAGCCGTGGTCGTCGTCGAACTCAAAGCCCGCCGCGTCGGGCCGTCGGCCGCGTCGCAACTGGAACGCTACGTGAACGCGCTCCGCCGCGACCTCCACGCCGACGCCGACGTCCGCGGTGTGCTCGTCGCCCCAGAAATCACCGAGAAGACTCGCTACCTGCTCGCGGAGAACGGGCTCTCGTTCTCGCCCGTCGAGTAG